The Ornithinimicrobium faecis genome includes a window with the following:
- a CDS encoding FUSC family protein: protein MTFPRRAVRGARRRVLRGAEHLASAAITPFRGLRWEVRAPTRWPVALRAALAIAIPLTIATAAGHQAWGLLCGTGTFTVLYGAGRPLRSRIRVLVLVALGLISGMSLGVLVSGNLVLSILVTAVVGAVATFLAHALRLGPPGAFFFVLIVGIGGYLPTRGLDPGSLILATTTGAAVAVPIAMFDLLLDRLGPERAAVAAAQRAVEKFLASPPEDGQAEDLSTAATNAIHDAWTVLWDGGEPDLALDDPGAPTSPQATAHTVRADLATDLIVIQQRYSEHLLPTQQLNPDLGAEPTAAPLGRPRLRRMVARALRWPTAALQAAIRVAAGIAAAGVAAGLLAGSGHMYWAMAAAALVLHNGMDRRATTVRSVERLAGTTLGIGLFLIGGFSGSGPWAVVITIVTLQGLVELCVVRNYTIAVIFMTPLALTIGTAGSGLAALTIAQERLLDTAIGVLCGVAVPWLIGWRSSHAMLTAHLSRAISASAEVIGLLGRGQHQDRAGLVAQRELSLDLQELSAIAGRAIRDEPERVTDLVPVRDATAWLGFTVLATASQEAPGEALERVAPAEDLARDLAVRLARQDVPQDREIRAVRAIVGKRPPLG, encoded by the coding sequence ATGACCTTCCCCCGGCGCGCCGTGCGCGGGGCCCGCCGCCGGGTGCTGCGCGGCGCCGAGCACCTCGCCTCCGCTGCCATCACGCCCTTCCGTGGCCTGCGCTGGGAGGTGCGCGCCCCCACCCGCTGGCCGGTGGCCCTGCGCGCGGCCCTCGCGATCGCGATCCCGCTGACCATCGCGACCGCCGCTGGCCACCAGGCGTGGGGGCTGCTCTGCGGCACGGGGACGTTCACGGTGCTCTATGGCGCCGGCCGCCCGCTGCGCAGCCGCATCCGGGTGCTCGTGCTGGTCGCGCTCGGCCTGATCTCCGGCATGTCCCTGGGTGTGCTGGTGTCCGGGAACCTGGTGCTGTCGATCCTGGTCACGGCCGTCGTGGGGGCGGTGGCCACCTTCCTGGCCCATGCCCTGCGGCTCGGACCGCCCGGCGCCTTCTTCTTCGTGCTGATCGTGGGCATCGGTGGCTATCTGCCCACCCGTGGGCTCGATCCCGGATCCCTCATTCTTGCGACGACCACCGGCGCCGCGGTCGCCGTGCCGATCGCGATGTTTGATCTGCTCCTGGACCGCCTCGGCCCCGAGCGGGCCGCCGTCGCCGCGGCCCAGCGAGCGGTCGAGAAGTTCCTGGCCTCTCCTCCGGAGGACGGCCAGGCCGAGGACCTGAGCACCGCGGCAACCAACGCGATCCACGACGCCTGGACCGTGCTGTGGGATGGCGGCGAGCCCGACCTCGCGCTGGACGATCCGGGCGCCCCGACCTCCCCGCAGGCCACGGCCCACACCGTGCGCGCCGACCTTGCCACCGACCTCATCGTCATCCAGCAGCGCTACTCCGAGCACCTCCTGCCCACCCAGCAGCTCAACCCCGACCTCGGCGCGGAGCCGACCGCTGCCCCGCTGGGGCGTCCGCGGCTGCGCCGCATGGTGGCCCGTGCGCTGCGGTGGCCGACCGCCGCACTGCAGGCTGCCATCCGGGTCGCCGCAGGCATCGCGGCCGCCGGTGTGGCCGCGGGCCTGCTGGCAGGAAGCGGGCACATGTACTGGGCCATGGCCGCGGCTGCCCTGGTGCTGCACAACGGGATGGATCGTCGGGCCACGACAGTCCGCTCGGTGGAGCGGCTCGCGGGCACGACACTGGGCATCGGGCTCTTCCTGATCGGCGGCTTTTCCGGCAGCGGCCCCTGGGCGGTTGTCATCACCATCGTGACGCTGCAGGGGCTGGTTGAGCTCTGCGTGGTGCGCAACTACACCATTGCCGTCATCTTCATGACACCCCTGGCGCTCACCATCGGCACAGCGGGATCCGGCCTGGCCGCCCTGACGATCGCGCAGGAGCGGTTGCTGGACACCGCCATCGGCGTGCTGTGTGGCGTCGCGGTTCCGTGGCTGATCGGCTGGCGCTCCAGTCACGCGATGCTCACCGCCCACCTCTCGCGCGCCATTTCTGCCAGCGCCGAGGTGATCGGTCTGCTGGGCCGGGGACAACACCAGGACCGGGCCGGACTCGTGGCCCAGCGTGAGCTCTCCCTCGACCTCCAGGAACTCTCCGCCATCGCGGGCCGGGCGATCCGTGATGAGCCGGAGCGGGTGACCGACCTTGTGCCCGTGCGCGACGCCACGGCCTGGCTCGGTTTCACGGTGCTGGCTACAGCGTCGCAGGAGGCACCCGGGGAGGCGCTCGAGCGCGTGGCCCCAGCAGAGGACCTCGCGCGCGATCTGGCCGTCCGCCTGGCCCGGCAGGACGTGCCGCAGGATCGGGAGATCCGTGCCGTGCGCGCGATCGTCGGCAAACGCCCACCACTGGGCTGA
- a CDS encoding SDR family NAD(P)-dependent oxidoreductase, with amino-acid sequence MQITEKTVALVTGGASGLGEATARRLLAEGASIVLVDLPGGRGEELATELGDRVRFAAADVRDEEQIRAAIAVATELGELRIVVNCAGVATPGRILSRRGTIELDTYRNVIEINLIGTFNVLRLTAEAMAANEPVDEDRGVILMTASVAAFDGQIGQAAYSSSKAGIAGLTLTAARDLADKGIRVATIAPGIFETPMMAGLGDEVRASLEALVPHPSRLGKPTEYAALVAHIVDNPLLNGEVIRLDGALRMPPR; translated from the coding sequence ATGCAGATCACCGAGAAGACCGTCGCCCTGGTCACCGGAGGCGCCAGCGGACTGGGCGAGGCCACGGCCCGCCGCCTGCTCGCAGAGGGTGCGTCCATCGTGCTCGTCGACCTGCCCGGCGGCCGCGGTGAGGAGCTGGCCACCGAGCTCGGCGATCGGGTGCGCTTTGCGGCTGCCGATGTGCGCGACGAGGAGCAGATCCGCGCCGCCATCGCCGTGGCCACCGAGCTCGGCGAGCTGCGGATCGTCGTCAACTGCGCCGGCGTCGCGACGCCCGGACGGATCCTGTCGCGGCGCGGCACGATCGAGCTGGACACCTATCGCAATGTCATCGAGATCAACCTGATCGGCACCTTCAACGTGCTGCGCCTGACCGCCGAGGCGATGGCCGCCAACGAGCCGGTCGACGAGGACCGCGGCGTGATCCTGATGACGGCCTCGGTCGCTGCCTTTGACGGTCAGATCGGGCAGGCCGCCTATTCCTCCTCCAAGGCCGGCATCGCGGGCCTGACGCTCACGGCTGCGCGCGACCTGGCCGACAAGGGGATCCGCGTGGCGACCATCGCCCCGGGCATCTTCGAGACGCCGATGATGGCCGGGCTGGGCGATGAGGTGCGGGCCTCCCTGGAGGCCCTGGTGCCACACCCCTCCCGGTTGGGCAAGCCGACCGAGTATGCCGCTCTGGTCGCCCACATCGTCGACAACCCCCTGCTCAACGGCGAGGTCATCCGCCTCGACGGTGCCCTGCGGATGCCCCCGCGCTGA
- a CDS encoding trehalose-6-phosphate synthase — translation MASEARGTFDFVVAANRLPVDRVTEADGTSRWQASPGGLVTAMDAVMQGQSAAWVGWAGDPGEDVAPFDRDGIRLHPIVLTADEVRGYYEGFSNETLWPLYHDVIVPPRYRRSWWASYQRVNTRFAEAIAKVAAPGATVWIHDYQLQLVPALLRALRSDLRIGWFNHIPFPPVELFGQLPWRRAVLRGLLGADFLGFQRSNDAANFTRACHQLLGTSSSGDTITWSGAEDGLIGAEPRRTRTATVPISIDFRSMDELARTPEVRRRAREIRASLGNPQTVLLGIDRLDYTKGIRHRLRAISELFGDGAIAAPEVTLLQIATPSRERVSAYQDLRSQVDGQVGRINGDHSGIGATAVHYLHHSYPKEEMAALFQAADVLLVTPLRDGMNLVAKEYVASRWDGGGALVLSEFTGAAQELSQAFLCNPHDIAGLKETILAAMREEPASARKRMLAMRRRVRSHDVHAWARHYLSALEAAPQKPNRR, via the coding sequence GTGGCATCCGAGGCACGGGGCACGTTCGACTTTGTGGTGGCCGCGAACCGGCTGCCGGTCGACCGGGTGACCGAGGCGGACGGCACCTCACGCTGGCAGGCCAGCCCCGGCGGCCTGGTGACCGCCATGGACGCCGTCATGCAGGGGCAGTCAGCGGCCTGGGTCGGCTGGGCCGGAGACCCGGGCGAGGATGTTGCCCCGTTCGACCGTGACGGCATCCGGCTGCACCCCATCGTGCTGACCGCTGACGAGGTGCGCGGCTACTACGAGGGCTTCAGCAACGAGACCCTGTGGCCGCTCTATCACGACGTGATCGTGCCACCGCGCTATCGGCGCAGCTGGTGGGCCTCCTATCAGCGGGTGAACACCCGGTTCGCCGAGGCGATCGCCAAGGTTGCCGCTCCGGGGGCCACGGTGTGGATTCACGACTATCAGTTGCAGCTGGTCCCGGCCCTGCTGCGGGCGCTGCGGTCCGACCTGCGCATCGGGTGGTTCAACCACATCCCGTTCCCGCCGGTCGAGCTGTTCGGACAACTGCCCTGGCGCCGGGCCGTGCTCCGTGGCCTGCTGGGCGCCGACTTCCTGGGCTTCCAGCGCAGCAACGACGCCGCCAACTTCACCCGGGCCTGCCACCAGCTGCTCGGCACGAGCTCGTCCGGGGACACGATCACCTGGTCGGGCGCGGAGGACGGTCTGATCGGGGCCGAGCCGCGCAGGACCCGGACCGCGACAGTCCCGATCTCGATCGACTTCCGGTCCATGGATGAGCTGGCCCGGACCCCGGAGGTGCGCCGCCGCGCGCGAGAGATCAGGGCGTCCCTGGGCAACCCGCAGACGGTGCTGCTGGGCATCGACCGCCTCGACTACACCAAGGGCATCCGGCACCGGCTGCGCGCGATCTCCGAGCTGTTCGGCGACGGCGCGATCGCCGCACCGGAGGTCACGCTGCTGCAGATCGCGACGCCGAGCCGGGAGCGGGTGAGCGCCTATCAGGACCTCCGCAGCCAGGTCGACGGACAGGTGGGCCGGATCAACGGGGACCACTCCGGCATCGGCGCGACCGCCGTCCACTATCTGCACCACTCCTATCCCAAGGAGGAGATGGCCGCGCTGTTCCAGGCCGCCGACGTCCTGCTGGTCACGCCACTGCGCGACGGGATGAACCTGGTCGCCAAGGAGTATGTCGCCAGCCGCTGGGACGGCGGCGGCGCCCTGGTGCTCAGCGAGTTCACCGGCGCCGCGCAGGAGCTGAGCCAGGCCTTCCTGTGCAACCCCCACGACATCGCCGGGCTGAAGGAGACCATCCTGGCTGCGATGCGCGAGGAGCCGGCCAGCGCCCGCAAACGCATGCTGGCGATGCGCCGACGGGTGCGCTCCCACGACGTGCACGCCTGGGCACGGCACTATCTCAGCGCTCTGGAGGCAGCCCCACAGAAGCCGAACCGTCGATGA
- a CDS encoding transglycosylase family protein, whose translation MASAKHRKPRTPFAPMLRRAGGAGVAAAAAVAAIGVSAPGASADSVWDRVAACESGGNWSINTGNGYYGGLQFSPSTWSGFGGGQYAPNAHQASKSQQIAIAQKVLATQGPGAWPTCSVKAGLTRSNGGGGGYAPAPANPAPANPAPAPAQPRQSEAPSRSAGPIHPVVSVSAPLVKDGIRGPLTNATIQRWVGTHPDGIFGPITTKALQNKVGTTPDGVWGPKSQAALQDYLGIDRDGSSSMNARTVSALQAHLNSNVIG comes from the coding sequence ATGGCATCTGCCAAGCACCGCAAGCCCCGCACGCCCTTTGCCCCCATGCTCCGCCGCGCCGGTGGCGCTGGTGTGGCTGCAGCAGCAGCCGTCGCCGCGATTGGTGTCTCTGCCCCCGGCGCCAGCGCCGACTCGGTCTGGGACCGCGTCGCAGCCTGTGAGTCCGGCGGCAACTGGTCGATCAACACGGGCAACGGCTACTACGGCGGGCTGCAGTTCAGCCCCTCCACCTGGTCCGGCTTCGGTGGCGGCCAGTACGCACCCAACGCCCACCAGGCCTCCAAGTCCCAGCAGATCGCGATCGCGCAGAAGGTCCTGGCCACCCAGGGCCCCGGCGCCTGGCCCACCTGCTCGGTCAAGGCCGGTCTGACCCGCTCCAACGGTGGTGGAGGCGGCTATGCACCTGCGCCGGCCAACCCTGCTCCGGCCAACCCCGCGCCGGCTCCGGCCCAGCCGCGTCAGTCCGAGGCGCCTTCGCGCAGCGCTGGCCCGATCCACCCAGTGGTGAGCGTCAGTGCGCCGTTGGTCAAGGACGGCATCCGTGGTCCGCTGACGAATGCCACCATCCAGCGCTGGGTCGGCACCCACCCGGACGGCATCTTCGGACCCATCACGACCAAGGCGCTGCAGAACAAGGTCGGCACCACGCCGGACGGCGTGTGGGGCCCGAAGTCGCAGGCTGCACTCCAGGACTACCTGGGCATCGACCGTGACGGCTCGAGCTCCATGAACGCGCGCACGGTGTCAGCGCTGCAGGCGCACCTGAACAGCAACGTCATCGGCTGA
- a CDS encoding SurA N-terminal domain-containing protein has protein sequence MTSLGLVVCLLGAASCSTDSDTSSDNAETSEGASAAPGSDEAGESAGPDGADATGGPDAAAGTEGPGGEAAGPDLSDVPDVVAEVNDTEISKDQFSEAYTPTFEQASMQAQAMGQPVDEAALRDQTIEGLISSELLKQASEENGFEASAEDIDAELEELAKGNGLGSADEFLAALEQQGMSADEVNAEVEQMIKVDQLIEQEADVKEPSEDEIRARYDELAAQQGGGGAESGGESGSGAPELPAYEEVKDQVADQLASERENEAVQTLVDTLREEGDVTVHLESSATPE, from the coding sequence ATGACCAGCCTCGGATTGGTCGTCTGCCTGCTCGGCGCTGCCTCCTGCAGCACCGACTCAGACACCAGCTCAGACAACGCTGAGACCAGCGAGGGTGCCTCTGCCGCGCCGGGTTCCGACGAGGCGGGCGAGTCTGCCGGTCCGGACGGAGCCGATGCCACCGGTGGCCCCGACGCAGCCGCCGGGACGGAGGGACCAGGCGGTGAGGCCGCCGGCCCGGACCTTTCGGACGTGCCCGACGTGGTCGCCGAGGTCAATGACACCGAGATCTCCAAGGATCAGTTCAGCGAGGCCTACACACCGACCTTTGAGCAAGCGTCGATGCAGGCACAGGCCATGGGCCAGCCGGTCGACGAGGCCGCCCTCCGCGACCAGACCATCGAGGGGCTGATCAGCAGTGAACTGCTCAAGCAGGCCTCCGAGGAAAACGGCTTCGAAGCCAGCGCCGAGGACATCGACGCCGAGTTGGAGGAGCTCGCCAAGGGCAACGGCCTGGGCTCCGCCGACGAGTTCCTGGCCGCGCTCGAGCAGCAGGGCATGTCTGCCGACGAGGTGAACGCCGAGGTCGAGCAGATGATCAAGGTCGACCAGCTCATCGAGCAGGAGGCCGACGTCAAGGAGCCGAGCGAGGACGAGATCCGGGCGCGCTATGACGAGCTGGCCGCCCAGCAGGGTGGCGGCGGCGCCGAGTCCGGCGGTGAGTCTGGCTCCGGAGCACCGGAGCTGCCTGCCTATGAGGAGGTCAAGGACCAGGTCGCAGACCAGTTGGCATCGGAGCGCGAGAACGAGGCCGTGCAGACCCTGGTGGACACGCTGCGCGAGGAGGGCGACGTGACGGTCCACCTCGAGTCATCGGCCACCCCGGAGTGA
- a CDS encoding serine/threonine-protein kinase, whose product MSAEFTPAGGPHEGATPTARRLGRYTLGTRVGEGGMGVVYRGRVDGAPQDGSRDVAIKVLRPHIAHDPDARQRLSREVATLSRVNSPRIAAVLDADTEGPAPYIVTEFVPGPPLDQVVADRGPVTGDALVDLGRGLYEALTAIHQVGIVHRDLKPGNVLMVGSDPVVIDFGIAQVADDVRLTMTGLVMGTPGYLSPEVVEGGAVTEATDWWGWAATLAFAASGSPPFGRGPMSAVLDRVTRGRTQLEDVDARLRPLLEAALDPEPERRPHKDEVMRALELYAAHRPVTEALTTRVPRPAAHDARSTQDSGSLRTPPSAWPASPSTTVTPQVDPTRVQPVAPTPQTRMTPQHPTPRPPSTSPSQGQSQGRSGLDAHQRSGVQGGPGPYRQPGAAPPGQSSGYGQPTGSGGASGYGQPPAYGPSGQAPFGQPSPSPYGPPAPRGPDPRIGRPMRTGTLAAGLVALVGLAALVPLLSWSLLLIWSVAARTVDHAVTALVLRRHEAGHRRSDVPLTVLASPWHLFVSALSTGLAMLLPLAFAMAAAVITAGGLTESGLMQVDVEHPLPVAVGSLLGLLMAWWGPGGVTLRRGSRTLVRAILPGQLITQVVAGVLCVGGVVILGYTLVEGVPVSWWPTSWTTAPFTDLIPQVLRP is encoded by the coding sequence ATGAGCGCCGAGTTCACGCCTGCTGGGGGGCCCCACGAGGGGGCCACCCCGACAGCGCGACGGCTCGGGAGATACACCCTCGGCACTCGCGTCGGCGAGGGCGGCATGGGTGTGGTCTATCGCGGCCGTGTCGACGGCGCCCCGCAGGACGGCAGCCGCGACGTGGCGATCAAGGTGCTGCGCCCGCACATCGCCCACGACCCGGATGCGCGCCAGCGACTGTCCCGTGAGGTGGCCACGCTCTCGCGGGTGAACAGCCCGCGCATCGCCGCGGTCCTCGATGCCGACACCGAGGGTCCAGCGCCCTACATCGTCACCGAGTTCGTGCCCGGGCCGCCGCTGGACCAGGTCGTGGCCGATCGCGGACCCGTCACCGGTGATGCGCTCGTGGACCTGGGCAGGGGGCTCTATGAGGCCCTCACCGCCATCCACCAGGTCGGCATCGTCCACCGCGACCTCAAGCCCGGCAACGTGCTGATGGTCGGATCGGACCCGGTCGTCATCGACTTCGGCATCGCTCAGGTGGCCGACGACGTCCGGCTCACCATGACCGGGCTGGTCATGGGCACGCCCGGCTATCTCTCACCCGAGGTCGTCGAGGGCGGCGCGGTGACGGAGGCCACGGACTGGTGGGGGTGGGCTGCGACCCTGGCCTTCGCAGCCAGCGGCAGCCCGCCCTTCGGTCGCGGCCCGATGAGCGCAGTGCTGGACCGCGTGACGCGGGGGCGGACGCAGCTGGAGGACGTGGACGCCAGGCTCCGGCCCCTGCTGGAGGCTGCCCTCGATCCGGAGCCGGAGCGCCGCCCGCACAAGGATGAGGTGATGCGTGCCCTGGAGCTGTATGCCGCGCACCGTCCCGTGACCGAGGCTCTCACCACGCGCGTGCCGCGCCCGGCGGCGCACGACGCGCGGTCCACGCAGGACTCCGGGTCCCTGCGGACCCCGCCGAGTGCCTGGCCAGCGAGCCCCTCGACCACCGTGACTCCGCAGGTCGACCCGACGCGCGTGCAGCCCGTGGCGCCGACCCCACAGACCCGGATGACCCCGCAGCACCCGACGCCCCGGCCGCCGTCGACGTCCCCGTCGCAGGGTCAATCCCAGGGCCGGTCGGGCCTGGACGCTCACCAGCGCAGCGGCGTCCAGGGCGGCCCCGGTCCCTACCGTCAGCCGGGCGCCGCTCCACCTGGCCAGTCATCGGGATACGGCCAGCCCACGGGGTCTGGTGGCGCCTCGGGGTATGGCCAGCCCCCGGCATACGGGCCATCGGGGCAGGCCCCCTTCGGTCAGCCGAGCCCATCCCCCTATGGTCCTCCCGCGCCGCGCGGTCCCGACCCCCGCATTGGTCGTCCGATGCGCACCGGCACGCTGGCCGCTGGCCTGGTGGCGCTCGTCGGTCTCGCTGCGCTCGTGCCGCTGCTCTCGTGGAGTCTGCTGCTCATCTGGTCCGTCGCTGCGCGCACAGTGGATCACGCCGTCACCGCCCTGGTGCTGCGCCGCCACGAGGCAGGGCACCGGCGATCCGACGTGCCCCTGACCGTGCTGGCCAGCCCCTGGCACCTGTTTGTCTCGGCCCTGTCCACGGGCCTGGCGATGCTGTTGCCGCTCGCCTTTGCCATGGCTGCAGCCGTCATCACCGCTGGCGGGCTCACCGAGTCCGGGCTGATGCAGGTGGACGTTGAGCACCCGCTGCCCGTGGCCGTCGGCAGCCTGCTGGGCCTGCTGATGGCCTGGTGGGGACCTGGTGGCGTGACCCTGCGCCGAGGCTCGCGCACGCTGGTCCGCGCGATCCTGCCCGGGCAGCTGATCACCCAGGTGGTCGCGGGTGTGCTGTGCGTCGGGGGTGTGGTGATCCTGGGCTACACCCTGGTTGAGGGCGTGCCGGTCTCGTGGTGGCCCACGTCCTGGACCACGGCGCCGTTCACCGACTTGATCCCGCAGGTGCTGCGTCCCTGA